A stretch of the Parachlamydia acanthamoebae genome encodes the following:
- the rpmG gene encoding 50S ribosomal protein L33 — MASKREKIKLKSSKSHYFYYTVKNKTKTPDRLTLMKYDPIVREHVEFKETK; from the coding sequence ATGGCCTCTAAAAGAGAAAAAATTAAACTTAAAAGTTCTAAAAGCCATTACTTTTATTATACAGTCAAAAATAAAACGAAAACTCCAGATCGTTTGACATTGATGAAGTATGATCCAATCGTAAGAGAACACGTCGAATTCAAAGAGACAAAATAA
- the tsaD gene encoding tRNA (adenosine(37)-N6)-threonylcarbamoyltransferase complex transferase subunit TsaD has translation MTLVLGIETTCDETACSLVRSGTEILANVVSSQIDLHNEYGGVVPELACRRHVDLLLPTLDKALQDAQVSLEQIDLIAVAHAPGLIGALLIGINAAKSLSIALQKPFVGVNHVEAHLYAALMSQPAFPTFPCLGIVLSGGHTSLIKMNAIGDYTLLGQTIDDAIGESFDKTAKILGLPYPGGPYIEKLAKQGNPLAYPFKPGRVKGRVLDFSFSGLKTQALYAVKGQNERDEQRVLSDQQKNDLCASFQETAFMDVIGKALQAAKQENCQTIVLGGGVTHNQHLRSLFQQKAPGFHFVWPKNELSLDNAAMIAGLGYHVYQQKGKGDSLDLEAKTRTPFYSR, from the coding sequence ATGACACTTGTACTTGGAATAGAAACGACATGTGACGAAACAGCTTGCTCACTTGTTCGAAGTGGAACCGAAATCTTAGCGAATGTGGTTTCTTCGCAAATTGATTTACATAACGAATATGGTGGCGTTGTTCCCGAACTAGCTTGTCGACGTCATGTGGATTTATTACTCCCAACTTTAGATAAAGCTTTGCAAGATGCCCAAGTATCGCTAGAACAAATCGACTTAATTGCCGTGGCACATGCTCCCGGTTTGATTGGAGCTCTACTAATCGGAATAAATGCTGCCAAATCTCTTTCGATTGCCTTGCAAAAACCTTTTGTTGGGGTAAATCATGTAGAAGCGCACCTTTATGCCGCTTTAATGTCTCAGCCTGCTTTTCCTACATTTCCTTGCTTAGGCATTGTCCTTTCCGGTGGACACACGTCCTTAATTAAGATGAATGCCATTGGTGATTATACGTTGCTTGGGCAGACAATAGACGATGCGATCGGCGAGTCTTTTGACAAAACGGCTAAAATATTGGGCCTGCCTTACCCTGGTGGTCCCTATATTGAGAAATTAGCTAAACAAGGAAATCCTTTAGCTTATCCATTTAAACCGGGTCGCGTGAAAGGGCGGGTCTTAGATTTTTCGTTCAGTGGATTAAAGACACAAGCTTTATATGCTGTTAAAGGGCAAAATGAAAGAGATGAGCAACGTGTATTATCGGATCAGCAAAAAAATGATTTATGCGCTTCTTTTCAAGAAACAGCTTTTATGGATGTGATCGGCAAAGCTCTTCAAGCAGCTAAGCAAGAGAATTGTCAAACGATCGTGCTTGGTGGGGGAGTCACACATAACCAACATTTAAGATCCCTATTTCAACAAAAAGCACCTGGATTTCATTTTGTTTGGCCCAAAAATGAATTGAGCTTAGATAATGCCGCAATGATTGCAGGGCTTGGTTATCATGTTTACCAGCAAAAAGGAAAGGGGGATTCGCTTGATTTGGAAGCTAAAACCCGCACCCCTTTTTACTCTCGGTGA
- a CDS encoding MarC family protein: MSGQSIFSIALTLFLVTNPVGNAPAIIALIKDFDFSRQKAIMLREATFSLLLALFFQYFGEVFLNTLHIDRYTVSLCGGTLLFLISLSMIFPLHHEETVKATKHEPFFVPIATPILSGPGLLAMIMLLSAQVSSNFAMSLAILLAWVGVFFVLLIAPYLNRVLGKRGLLALEQLMGLVLSIISTDMLVKGVEQFILSIRG, translated from the coding sequence ATGTCCGGTCAATCTATTTTTTCGATTGCGCTCACACTCTTTTTAGTGACCAATCCAGTGGGAAATGCCCCTGCAATTATTGCGCTTATTAAAGATTTTGATTTTTCACGTCAAAAAGCCATTATGTTGCGCGAGGCCACTTTTTCTCTTTTACTTGCACTCTTCTTTCAATATTTTGGAGAAGTTTTTTTAAACACACTGCACATTGATCGTTATACAGTTTCCCTTTGTGGAGGCACCTTACTCTTTTTGATTTCATTGAGTATGATTTTTCCCCTCCATCATGAAGAAACCGTAAAAGCCACCAAGCACGAACCCTTTTTTGTCCCAATCGCAACGCCTATCTTATCAGGTCCAGGCCTGCTAGCTATGATTATGCTGCTCTCTGCGCAGGTTTCAAGCAATTTTGCAATGTCGTTGGCTATTTTATTGGCTTGGGTTGGAGTTTTCTTTGTTCTTTTGATTGCCCCTTATTTAAACAGAGTTTTAGGGAAACGAGGATTGCTCGCTTTAGAACAGTTGATGGGACTCGTCCTCTCTATTATCTCAACAGACATGCTTGTAAAAGGTGTCGAGCAATTCATTTTATCAATTCGAGGTTAA
- a CDS encoding MarC family protein, with translation MNDLSLFSITLVLFLIMDPLGNIGSFREMLKRIDPKKQKIIIMREMLIALFTMLVFNFLGEVIFEYLQVTETTVQISSGIILFLAALKILFPSKDSPRSNLPQEEPFIIPLAIPLVAGPSLLATIMLYAHMETSVPLMLGSIFIAWGLASIILLFSNRLYTVLGNNGLVAFEKLMGMVLILLAIQRFLEGVENFVKTLPPA, from the coding sequence ATGAATGATCTTTCGCTTTTTTCTATTACATTAGTTCTCTTTTTAATTATGGATCCTTTGGGCAATATTGGATCGTTTCGCGAAATGCTCAAACGAATTGATCCTAAGAAACAAAAAATCATCATCATGCGAGAAATGCTCATCGCATTATTCACGATGCTCGTATTTAATTTTTTGGGCGAAGTGATCTTTGAATATTTACAGGTCACAGAAACAACCGTACAGATCTCCTCTGGGATCATCCTTTTCTTAGCAGCTTTAAAAATTTTATTCCCATCCAAAGACAGTCCTCGCAGTAACCTTCCTCAGGAAGAGCCCTTTATCATTCCTTTGGCCATCCCTTTAGTCGCAGGTCCATCCCTTTTAGCCACAATTATGCTCTATGCCCATATGGAAACGAGTGTACCGCTTATGCTTGGCAGTATTTTTATTGCGTGGGGATTAGCTTCAATCATCCTTCTCTTTTCTAACCGGTTATACACAGTGCTTGGAAACAACGGATTAGTTGCTTTTGAAAAATTGATGGGAATGGTCCTTATTTTATTAGCCATTCAACGTTTTCTTGAAGGCGTTGAAAATTTTGTGAAAACATTGCCTCCTGCATGA
- the truA gene encoding tRNA pseudouridine(38-40) synthase TruA, with translation MKNIRLIISYDGGRFLGWQKTSMGPSIEENLENVLHQILQEPIILQAASRTDAGVHAHEQVVNFFTEKPIDLNKITNSLNRLLPKDIVVLDAQIAPDHFHPTLDCLSKEYRYYISTGPIQPPNHRFYAWHCPGHLDKELIKKAAEQLVGTHDFSAFCNLKPSESYTHHVREVLNIQIHETDAHHFYFQVMGKSFLYKMVRNIVGTLIFVGKGKLRCEDIPLLLSCRDRAKIGMTAPAHGLTLYRLNYANGLLRS, from the coding sequence ATGAAGAATATTCGCTTAATCATTTCCTACGACGGAGGACGTTTCCTTGGTTGGCAAAAGACCTCCATGGGTCCTAGCATTGAAGAAAACCTCGAAAATGTTCTCCATCAAATCCTCCAAGAACCCATTATTCTACAAGCTGCTAGCCGGACCGATGCTGGTGTACATGCACATGAACAAGTGGTGAATTTTTTTACGGAAAAACCCATTGATTTAAATAAAATTACCAATAGCTTAAATAGACTGCTCCCCAAAGATATTGTGGTGTTGGATGCGCAAATTGCACCTGATCATTTTCACCCAACATTAGACTGTTTATCCAAAGAATACCGTTATTATATTTCAACTGGACCAATCCAACCTCCTAATCATCGCTTTTATGCTTGGCACTGTCCGGGTCATTTAGACAAAGAATTGATCAAAAAAGCAGCAGAACAACTTGTTGGAACGCATGACTTTTCTGCTTTTTGCAATTTAAAACCAAGTGAAAGCTATACCCATCATGTGCGCGAAGTCTTAAACATTCAAATTCACGAAACCGATGCACACCATTTTTATTTCCAGGTTATGGGAAAATCTTTTTTATATAAAATGGTGCGCAACATTGTGGGCACTCTGATTTTTGTTGGAAAAGGCAAACTACGCTGTGAAGACATCCCGCTTCTTTTAAGCTGTCGAGATAGAGCGAAAATTGGCATGACAGCTCCTGCACATGGGTTAACACTCTATCGCTTAAACTATGCGAATGGACTGCTTAGATCTTAA
- a CDS encoding DUF368 domain-containing protein, producing the protein MSSEPVPQKLKWGKGLKVLLSGMCMGACDLVPGISGGTVAFLMGFYSQLLDSLKSLNLSAFRLLLQFKFQAFFQTIAWSFLLPLLAGIIIAMASLAQIFDFILNHESYRTFLYAGFCGLIAASAYFCLRQIKHWRGIHLAMLCLGLCLASVLTGPLPQSQAKEKVYEVRLPESIQLVANDRAIQNYVQSTHALTQVRLETLSAMSAKKIIDEETWIYDQDLEQSFQLKDLRIISYRTWIDLGLIGAGMLAISAMLLPGISGSYVLTVLGVYPTAIAALADFIKALRQFSFDSDAFCVLLNLGLGIVLGGLLFCRLLSWLLQNWYQGAVAFLTGAMLGASRTIWPFWNYQYFLLPLHLEKGVQLSPSEPFMPGLDSPLFWSSLGISITTFGFVLGLEFFASYLRSKQSIRIV; encoded by the coding sequence ATGTCTTCAGAACCGGTTCCTCAAAAACTTAAGTGGGGAAAAGGACTGAAGGTTTTACTCTCAGGAATGTGTATGGGCGCATGTGATCTTGTTCCCGGCATTTCTGGAGGGACTGTCGCTTTTTTGATGGGATTCTACTCTCAACTTTTAGACAGCCTTAAAAGCTTAAATTTATCGGCTTTTAGGTTGTTGCTTCAATTTAAATTCCAGGCTTTTTTTCAGACAATTGCTTGGAGCTTTTTGCTTCCTTTGCTAGCGGGAATCATCATCGCGATGGCTTCTTTGGCGCAAATTTTCGATTTCATATTAAATCATGAAAGTTACCGCACTTTTTTATATGCAGGCTTTTGTGGGCTTATTGCAGCCTCCGCTTATTTTTGTCTTAGGCAGATTAAGCATTGGCGAGGAATTCATCTTGCCATGTTATGCCTAGGGTTATGTCTTGCAAGTGTGTTAACAGGGCCGTTGCCTCAGTCGCAAGCCAAAGAAAAGGTATATGAGGTACGTTTACCAGAATCCATTCAGCTTGTTGCTAATGACAGGGCGATTCAAAATTACGTGCAATCCACTCATGCATTAACACAAGTTCGCTTAGAGACGCTTTCGGCGATGTCAGCTAAGAAAATTATCGATGAAGAAACGTGGATTTATGATCAGGATTTGGAACAGTCATTTCAGCTAAAAGATCTACGTATTATCTCGTATCGTACGTGGATTGATCTTGGATTAATAGGTGCAGGGATGCTTGCTATTAGTGCGATGCTGCTTCCTGGAATTTCGGGTAGTTATGTATTGACTGTTTTGGGGGTTTATCCGACTGCGATCGCGGCATTGGCCGATTTTATCAAAGCTTTGCGTCAATTTAGCTTCGATTCTGATGCCTTTTGTGTTCTATTAAATCTAGGTTTGGGGATTGTTCTGGGAGGTCTTCTATTTTGCAGGTTATTAAGTTGGCTTTTGCAAAACTGGTACCAAGGAGCCGTTGCTTTTTTAACGGGTGCTATGTTGGGCGCTAGCCGCACCATTTGGCCTTTTTGGAATTACCAATATTTTCTTTTGCCTTTACACTTGGAAAAAGGTGTTCAATTAAGTCCTAGTGAACCTTTTATGCCTGGTTTAGATTCTCCCTTATTTTGGAGCAGTCTTGGCATATCTATTACGACATTTGGATTTGTGTTGGGGCTCGAGTTCTTTGCATCTTATTTAAGATCTAAGCAGTCCATTCGCATAGTTTAA
- a CDS encoding helix-turn-helix domain-containing protein — MKEDAKSLGEVFKHKRKELNLSLKEVENATSIRMSHLLSIEEGELQKVISPIYAQGFVKQYASFLGVDGDKLVKEFPHIFNKGISQEFSYGIGTLEMRGNPGAGIKWFPNAMWVVAFIAILGGAWYLAKILEVL; from the coding sequence ATGAAAGAAGATGCCAAAAGTTTGGGTGAAGTTTTTAAACACAAACGAAAAGAATTAAATCTTTCGCTTAAAGAAGTTGAAAACGCAACTTCTATTCGAATGAGCCATTTACTCTCAATCGAAGAAGGGGAGTTACAGAAAGTGATCTCTCCTATTTATGCGCAGGGCTTTGTCAAGCAATACGCTTCGTTTTTAGGTGTAGATGGAGATAAGCTTGTCAAAGAATTTCCACACATTTTCAACAAAGGGATTTCGCAAGAGTTTTCTTATGGAATCGGAACTTTGGAAATGCGAGGCAATCCTGGCGCGGGTATTAAGTGGTTTCCAAATGCTATGTGGGTAGTTGCCTTTATTGCCATTTTAGGGGGAGCTTGGTATTTAGCAAAAATTCTTGAGGTTCTTTGA